The following is a genomic window from Rhododendron vialii isolate Sample 1 chromosome 9a, ASM3025357v1.
TGAAATGCATTACAGAACAGACtactaaagaagaaaaaagaacgtAAAAATGACCAGCAACGATTCCAAGATAGTCTCCTCAATGGAATTTGTACTTGCTTACCAGCATAATTAATTCGTTTGCAATTTGAACCGAAAAACATCACATCTCCGAATCTAATTCCTCATTGGCAACAATAAGGTCAAAGATTTCTTGACAATAATCTACAACGAACTTTGATAGTCATCTTTCAACTTCTAAATTTGGCCTCAATGAAATAAACTTTTCCCAACCTATGATTTTAGGCAGTCCTAATTATAGATCCATTATGGCACTTCTAGCACAATTAGGGTAGTAATTCATCAAAAACGCATAGTTGCATGAAGAGCAACTACTGCATCTTGTTTATGACTTAGTAGTTAACAATTATACCTCGTGcaataataaaatttaaaaggtaCAAAGAGGATAGTGGTTTTACCAGCATATTCAGGTGCTAGATACCCAAAAGTTCCTGCCAACCGCGTCTCAAGTGAATACTTGCCATCCGGTGCGTTCTTCACCAAACCAAAATCTGCAACCTTGGCTCTCATGTCGTCCCCAAGAAGAATGTTAGAAGGTTTCAAATCTCTATGGATGAAACTCTGTTGTGCTAAGCCGTGTAGATACTCAACTCCTCTAGCCATATCCAATGCTATAGTGACCCTCTGCTTCCAAGTAAGAGGAGAGTACCCAAGTTCACGCCACTCAAACAGATGCTGGGCCAAAGTCCCCTGTGGCATATACTCATAAACCAAAAGTCTCTCATTGCCGTTGATACAATAACCTAGAAGAGCAACCAAATGCCTATGCCTAACTTTTGTTAAGACTCCGATTTCTGCTTGGAACTCATTCATTCCTTTTGTGCCCATTGCACCAGACTCCATCCTCTTCACAGCAATCTTAGTCCCATCATGCAATTCCCCTCCGTAAACAACTCCAAATCCTCCTCTGCCCAAGATATTTTCTTCACTAAAGTTGTTTGTCACCTGACGAAGCACTTGGATAGAAATCACAACATTCCCTCCTTCGAAAACAGGCATTTCGCCATGATCGCCACTGCTCTGACTGTGTAACTCACTGGGGACTCCTCCCCCATGCCTATGTACGTGCCCATTCACATCACTCACTGCCACAGACTTCACCATTTCTGACGCTACTTCGGAACCATCAACCCTCCCCAACCTCTGGTGCCGTTTCTTCAGATAGTACTTGTAAGACACAAATGACACAACCCCGAAAAAAACCACAACAGCAATCACCACTCCGGAGATCAAACCTGCCGAAACAGAAGACCCCCCTGATTTCCCTCCGGACGTGGAGGAATTTGATCCAGACCCCGAACCACTCGATATATCCTTCCCAAGTAACAAATTACCAACACTAGTAAACTTCACAGTTGATGGGAAAACAGGTACTACTCCACTAAGATTATTATTAGACACATCAAGAACCTGAAGCTGAGACAAACTAGTCAAGCTATATGGAATCGAACCCGTCAGATTATTGTCATTCAAATACAAACTCTTTAGCGTAGTCAGATTCGCGAAAGCAGGCGAAATCGTACCCGAAAACCGTTGCTTCCCGAAGTTGACAACCGTAACGTTGCCCTGCGAATCGCAGGTGATGAATGTCCATTGAGAACAAGCGTCGTTTCCCACCCAAGACTGAGCCAAACTAATCGGATACCCAATAGCCCCGGCAACAGCAAGGAGAGCAGTCACTTGGGGATCACAAGGACCCGGACTGCTCTTGCAAAAACCATTCGTACTCCCGAGAGTAACCGTCACATTGGATCCGAAAGCCGGAAACGGACCCTGCAACACGTTGTTCTGCAAAGAAATGTTAGCCAGTTTGGGCAAAGCCATCAACGACGCGGGCAGAACCCCCGTGAACTGGTTGTCTCTCAGCTGCAAATCAAACAGGTTAGTGCAGTTAGACAAATCGGGCACCGGCCCGGTGAACGAGTTCCCGTGGAGCCAAACTTGGTAGAGCTGGGTCATACCCGAGAGCAAGTCTATGCTCCCGGACAAACCCTGCAACTGATTGTTGAGCCAGAGGTTGGTGATTTCCGACCCGGAAAACGACGACGGCAGCGGGCCGGTGAGGTTGTTGTACGACAGCCGGAGGCTCTGCAAATTGGGGAAGGAATCGAAGAAGTCCGGTATGGAACCGAATATGTTGGCATTGCTGGCGTAGAAGGTGCCGAGGCTGGCGGACTGGGTCAAATCGGCGGGGATGGTCCACGGGGCGAGGCTGGGGTTGTCGGACATGGATAGTGTTTGGAGGTTGGTGAGCCCGGAGAAGGCGGCGGAGGGGACGGAGGTGAAGTTGTTGGAGTCGAGGTAGAGCTGCTGGAGGGAGGTGAGGTTGgagagggaggggagggggCCGGAGAGGGAGTTGCGCTggagggttagggtttggaggtgagagagggaggagagagaggaggggagggTGCCGGAGAGGGACTGGGAGGCGAGGTTGATGGAGGTGACGCGGTTGGAGGCGTCGCAGTTGACGCCGGTCCAGGAGCAGGGGATGGTGCCGGTCCAGCCGGTCGGGGTGGGGGAGAGGGCGGAGGCGAGTTCGGTCATGGCGGCGGAGTCGTCGGCGGaggagagggggagggggaggagagagaggaggaagaggaggaggaggtggtggcggtggtgtaTGGGGGGGTTTGGTGGCTTCGCCATTGTTgggtttttcccttttttttgaagttcttgATAGTGTTGTTGAGAAGATgtgatgggagagagagagagagaaagagaaagagaaagaggagagagagagagagatcttgaAGTTGAAGAGATTGGGAGTGCTGTGtttttttggaagtttggaAAGACACAGAGGCAGAAGGTGAACGGAGTTTTTTACTAGCTGAGAAATGAAAAGGGGAGAAAGGTGCTGGACGGATTTTGGGTTCCCAAAGTGCCCCAAAGCAAACACATCCCGTCCCGTAGTGCCTCAGGTTGTGGGTCTTCTATGACTCATATTATTTATTCGAACCGTTTATTTTATCGGAAATGTTGAGCAGatcatatgtgaaaaaaatcaaattaattagaCATCAGTAGCTATGCGGTTGGATACCATTATAGTTTACAAAAATAGATGGAGAATACGATTTAAAGAATGAACTGTAAGACAAATGTATCTCAATCATATGTCTACCGATGTTTCGATCAATGTGATTATTTGTGCACATGATATGCTCAACATacctgaaaaaaataaaacggTTTCGATCACAAATGATGGTCCACAATTTAAGCCCGGGGGGGCATGAGGCACTACAGGAAGCCCAAGTCTGGTGCTAGACAGGGAGGATTTCCTTGTGCAAGGGCCAAAAGGCAATTGGTTTAATTAGTACTCATCTGTTTTTAGATATAGGTGGGCCACGAAtaacttaaaagttaaaacacaAACAATCCTAGTAAAGATTCATGCAATTTCTTTCTGTCTTCCGAATACTCCCATTCACGTGTGGTAAGATCTAAACTTTGGTTCCGTGAGGAATGGTTCTTTACAAATAATAGTGTTGTGTGACGGGTCGATGCTCATCGGAAGAGTAACGGGTACTACTATGCctgcactcctttttttttaactaagaaggaagtaaatttttatttttgagtttactactttataaaaaaaacaactcaagACTAAAAGCCTTTCCTATTTCTATTGCATTTTCTTTCTAAAACAACTCCTCTTGATCTCCTAAACGTTCATGTTCGAGTGAGTCAAACCCCAACATATTAAACTAAACTTGTATATTTAAAAGGTAGTGGACGACAAAAATCCAGTTGATGATTGGAGACCGTGGGTCGTGTTGTGCACATTCGGACTGTTGATCTCATCAATCCACAATCTTGATTGGATTGATGTAATCTCAACCATTCAACCGTTCGACAATTTGGACATTTGATTGCCGAAATTAATGCTCCGAATGTGCACAACACTTTCACCCAATCAGATGATCGGTATGACTTCTATTTTTTAAACAGAGCGGTATGACTTCAAAAATGTGTCTTTTCGTAACATTAAAGGCTAGTGCTTACCCGTGTCTATGACACTACCCACCTTGGCCTATGCCTACGGCAATACCCACCccgattggaattgaaattaccctttgaatcgtgatagtggctcaaaaaaaaattatttcaatttttagatAGCTATAAAAATTTTAGGTAGCTACAAATTGCTGGAaattaaccttttttttaacggcaaagagtttttttatttatatgaAAAAAGGATTACCCCGGGACAATCATCTGCAACTCAGCACAGAATtgataagataaaaaaaaatatctactGCGttcaaaaaaggggaaaaaaatctgCAGAAGCCCGATAGTGAGAGGAGTGTGCCCTCTACTTCACTATAAACCACAAAGTTATAAATATAAACCACAAAGTCTCTACAAAATATAAGAGAGCATTTTAACAAACGCATGGTGGACAACAGAAAATACCTCTCCCTATTTGATTTCTCCCGAGGGGTTTGACTGTCGAAGAGGAGTGGATGGTCCCGGTGCTCGGTAGTCCACCGGGGGAACCCCTTCCCCGAAGACAGTCAATTgagaaaaaggagaggaaaagTCTCATAGAAAGGAAGCAAGGTGAATTGCTTTCcctccttctttcttttcttcaccGTGGGGGGAAACACACACAGAAAAGAGAGTAGATGGCATTTATGTAATATGATGGGCAAATGTGGATATTTtcataaaatgtgaaaaaatgcatctcaacccttggatcaaacaaatctgagctgttgtaacaacttgtccccacacgttctgttttataatagagatgttATCCATGATATATTGTGTTTACTTAAGTGATTAATAATTGGAAAATAAATATGACTTCTTACAATTTCATGAATAAAATCATCAAGAAAATGTGACCAATTACCTAACCGACAAGTCTACTTCTTCCCCGGTACGGTATCTATATTTAGTCATTTCAAAGTCtcttttacttgttttttgtaaaatgaAAACCCAATTTCTTTCATTATTGATTAAAACTGTGTAGCTATGTCAGGAGAATgataactactccctccgtccatttttaagcgTCATGTTTCGTAActctaatttattaaaaagacatcattattatacctttcacatcaagtTTTTCATTcactttccctatttacccatcagcattacacttttacttactaacttttcaaaatggaatatatttTTAGGGCAAAATAGACAGTAcgccaacttttacccactaactttacaaaatagacacttatgaagggacagcccaaaatgaactACTGAACTTTAAATAAGGGACGAAGGAAGTATAATAATACGGTATACTTTAAAGATGCCATCGGTACTCTATTGATGATCTCAATTTTTTCAGATATTGATCTCATCTTTTATGGAACCCACCCCTTTTTAGTGTTTAAGAATATGAGGAGCACAAGGATGTATCAATTGAAGATTTCTAAATAAAAATGCGGGAGAATTAGATCGAATGCACTCCTACGTTATTATGAGATGACAACTCGGTAATGGATCACTTCTTCCAAAGCACACCCCCATTTGTTCCACTCGCAACAATCCAATTAGTTctttgggtgaaaaaatattagaaatacAGCCTTAAGTGGCTCAAAAATCGAATTAGTTCTACGGGtgaaaaaatattagaaaatacaGTCTCAAGTGGCGAAGAGCCGGCATCGAGGTGCCAAACCTTGCCGTCATGTGAGCTCTTTGAGAAGAAGATCAACTTGTTATCCCTAGAACAACTTTTATTCGTTTCCTCCGTGCGGAGGGCGTCTCCCAAGAGCGGGGGAATTTCCTGATATTTCTGATTAGCAGTCGTTTGTTGAATAATTGAgcttgacattttttttttgtgtaattgaCATTTGTAGAGCCTATTGAGAAGTTGGagaagatatttttttaaaaatgctaaaaacacaTTTAAATCCACACTCATTTACACACCGAAACATGAGACACACAAGCGTGTGACACACTTTTAGCATTGAATAGAGTGGGTACATTTGATCTATGCAGGGTCGGCCCAAGGTATTTGGGTGCCCAAGGCCTGTTCTAAGAATGGTTGCCTAAACGCTTGACAATttttacaggaaaaaaaaacagtcagaGGAAGCCAAAACTATGGTATTAAATTTTCTTGACTAAtacatctatattataaaacaaaacgGTTTTTTTGTCTATCCATACAAACTCAACACCCTTTACAACCATCGGATCGAATTTTCAATAGATCATATCCGTCCAATTGAGAGCATACTTCCTAATATAAACCTCCTAACTTTATGACTtggtaaattctttcaattgatcaatgtttagTATGGGTGGGCTTAGCATTATCCACTTTGTAGTATTTCAAATTATTCCAtgcttgcaaaaaaaaaatttctttcaatAATTGATGGTTTTAGGTTATTTCcttaaaaaacttgattatctttttgaatttaaatcaaaCCAGTAATTGATTTCTGCCTAAAGTTTCTCttacattcaattcaatatttgcttttaatttgtttccttttaggttgattttccTATAGTCatataggaaaagaaaataacataggATCTTATGAATGCAACGTGGGATTAGGTTTGAATTTGTTGGCTCgaatttatgtgatttggatCATCATTGGTAGTGTCGTACACATGGATTATACGTTATTCTTCATattataaaattgaaaatagcGATGAGGGATCGAAAacagaagggaaaatgacagccggatgtgttttgataattaatacccaccaaggacattttcagtattaataaatgttcttagcttgttcttggcgggtattaattatcaaaacatgtcctgggccgtcattttcccaaaacaaaaatactttttatgataaaaaaaCTTTTTGGGCTCAAAACGCATTGTTTCGTGTCTTTAGATACGGACAATTCCTAGTGTGCGTGtgtatttcatttcaaaattgaaaatttttcatATTAGCACCTAACCTTTCACGCAAATTATGCATGGACACCTGATCTTAACAAAACATCACACAAACACTTGACGTATTCGAAAATTTATCAATTAAACCCGTACCGTTAACCTCCATCCAAAAACTAACGGAAAatatgtttctctctccaattttgctaCACATACTgacttttttttcacatattttgcaCAAATTTTCTGTGGAGTCAATTtttggatcccacacaaattatctgATCTATTTActaattctaaaatattttttcaagcgatcttgcaaaaaattagctccataAAATAAATGTAAGTGTATGATCCAACCGtacaacttttcattcataattctggattaaaattttgaataaaaagttgtaagattggaTCAAATACTTACATTTACcatattgagctgatttttttacagggtcacgcaaaaaatattttaaaactaataaaatgATCGGATCATTTTTAGGGATccaaaagtgggccccacaaaaaatctatgtaatACTAATTTGTGTAGGTACACTGGATAGTGTTAGTTGCTctggcaaaaaataaattacaaaaaataactCAGCACTATGcgggaaagaaaaaggaaaataataacgtagaagaaaagatttgtatt
Proteins encoded in this region:
- the LOC131300908 gene encoding receptor-like kinase TMK4; translated protein: MAKPPNPPIHHRHHLLLLFLLSLLPLPLSSADDSAAMTELASALSPTPTGWTGTIPCSWTGVNCDASNRVTSINLASQSLSGTLPSSLSSLSHLQTLTLQRNSLSGPLPSLSNLTSLQQLYLDSNNFTSVPSAAFSGLTNLQTLSMSDNPSLAPWTIPADLTQSASLGTFYASNANIFGSIPDFFDSFPNLQSLRLSYNNLTGPLPSSFSGSEITNLWLNNQLQGLSGSIDLLSGMTQLYQVWLHGNSFTGPVPDLSNCTNLFDLQLRDNQFTGVLPASLMALPKLANISLQNNVLQGPFPAFGSNVTVTLGSTNGFCKSSPGPCDPQVTALLAVAGAIGYPISLAQSWVGNDACSQWTFITCDSQGNVTVVNFGKQRFSGTISPAFANLTTLKSLYLNDNNLTGSIPYSLTSLSQLQVLDVSNNNLSGVVPVFPSTVKFTSVGNLLLGKDISSGSGSGSNSSTSGGKSGGSSVSAGLISGVVIAVVVFFGVVSFVSYKYYLKKRHQRLGRVDGSEVASEMVKSVAVSDVNGHVHRHGGGVPSELHSQSSGDHGEMPVFEGGNVVISIQVLRQVTNNFSEENILGRGGFGVVYGGELHDGTKIAVKRMESGAMGTKGMNEFQAEIGVLTKVRHRHLVALLGYCINGNERLLVYEYMPQGTLAQHLFEWRELGYSPLTWKQRVTIALDMARGVEYLHGLAQQSFIHRDLKPSNILLGDDMRAKVADFGLVKNAPDGKYSLETRLAGTFGYLAPEYAATGRVTTKVDVYAFGVVLMEIVTGRKALDETMPDERSHLVTWFRRVLINKESIRKAIDQTLEPDDETFDSICKVAELAGHCTAREPFQRPDMGHAVNVLGPLVEQWKPSSHEEEESLGIDLHMSLPQALQRWQSDEGTSTMFNDLSYSGTHSSIPTKPSGFADTFDSMDCR